A single genomic interval of Spirosoma taeanense harbors:
- a CDS encoding ATP-binding protein: MFERKELSQLRNRIAEPRRFIQVIMGPRQIGKTTLVRQLAKLLTMPVHYVSADGIGAANSVWVEQQWETARFLLRNTGGSEGVLIIDEIQKIDDWAEVVKAQWDKDTFDERPLKLILLGSARLLLQRGLSESLAGRFETIQLTHWTLHEMETAFGLTPDQYVWFGGYPGAASLINDESRWREYVLNALIETTLSKDILMLTRVDKPALLRQLFELGCSYSGQILSYTKLLGQLQDAGNTTTLTHYTQLLDSAGLLSGLDKYTIDKARQRGSIPKWQVQNSALFSSFAPVTFEQVRSTPAEWGRWVETAVGAHLCRAARLGEVDLFYWRDGNDEVDFVIRRGRQIAGFEIKSGRSQKAPGMAAFQRKTNADKVLLVGNSGIPWEEFLRTDVKLLFD; encoded by the coding sequence ATGTTCGAACGAAAAGAGCTTTCTCAATTAAGGAACCGCATAGCTGAGCCACGGCGTTTCATACAGGTTATTATGGGTCCGCGTCAGATTGGCAAGACTACCTTGGTCAGACAATTAGCAAAATTGCTAACCATGCCTGTTCATTACGTCTCGGCTGATGGCATCGGGGCAGCCAACAGCGTCTGGGTAGAGCAGCAATGGGAAACAGCCCGGTTTCTGTTACGAAATACAGGTGGTTCTGAAGGAGTCCTGATTATTGATGAGATACAAAAAATTGATGACTGGGCAGAAGTAGTTAAAGCACAGTGGGATAAAGATACCTTCGATGAACGGCCCCTGAAGCTGATTCTGTTAGGATCGGCGCGGCTACTTCTTCAACGAGGGTTGAGCGAATCGCTGGCTGGTCGCTTTGAAACCATTCAACTGACCCACTGGACGTTACATGAAATGGAAACGGCTTTTGGCCTGACACCGGATCAATACGTCTGGTTTGGTGGCTACCCTGGTGCAGCTTCGTTAATCAACGACGAATCCCGCTGGCGAGAATATGTTCTGAACGCTCTTATCGAAACGACGCTTTCAAAAGATATCCTGATGCTAACCCGCGTTGATAAACCAGCTCTGCTTCGGCAGTTGTTTGAGTTGGGGTGTAGCTACTCCGGACAGATTTTATCGTACACAAAACTGCTCGGTCAATTACAGGATGCAGGAAACACAACAACGCTTACTCATTACACGCAGCTCCTCGACTCGGCCGGACTGCTCAGCGGTCTTGACAAATATACGATTGACAAAGCCCGACAACGCGGGTCTATTCCCAAATGGCAGGTACAAAATTCTGCTTTATTCTCAAGCTTCGCGCCGGTGACATTTGAGCAGGTTCGGTCAACACCAGCCGAATGGGGCCGCTGGGTAGAAACTGCCGTAGGTGCACATTTATGCAGAGCAGCCCGTCTGGGCGAAGTTGATTTATTTTATTGGCGAGACGGTAATGACGAAGTTGATTTTGTCATTCGACGCGGGCGTCAGATCGCTGGGTTTGAAATCAAAAGTGGCCGTTCACAAAAGGCTCCGGGCATGGCGGCTTTCCAGCGTAAAACCAATGCCGATAAAGTTCTGCTTGTCGGCAACAGTGGCATTCCCTGGGAAGAGTTTCTGCGAACCGACGTAAAGCTACTCTTTGACTAA
- a CDS encoding DUF5615 family PIN-like protein: protein MKFLADENFPITSFRILQTAGYDIKHVAFDMPSIADVDIAELAIAEQRIILTFDGDYGTLIFKFGYRPPGVIYFRLVNITADEPAYILINILKEGYLIDNMHTVVENDKIRQRRISQG, encoded by the coding sequence ATGAAATTTCTGGCCGACGAAAACTTCCCGATTACTTCCTTTCGCATTCTACAAACGGCAGGCTATGACATCAAACACGTCGCGTTCGATATGCCAAGTATCGCCGACGTAGATATTGCTGAGCTTGCGATTGCCGAACAACGAATCATTCTCACCTTCGATGGCGATTACGGCACCCTAATATTCAAATTCGGCTACCGCCCACCCGGTGTCATCTACTTTCGTCTGGTCAATATAACCGCCGACGAACCCGCTTACATCCTGATTAACATACTGAAAGAGGGATACTTGATCGACAACATGCATACGGTTGTTGAGAACGACAAGATTCGTCAGCGTCGGATATCTCAGGGATAG
- a CDS encoding amidase, translated as MNRRSFIKHSSVVSVSATSLAAASCSSPKEAEATDNSRPFDDQFELNEFTVSDLQQKMQSGEYTSEALTKLYLDRIEAIDKKGPGLNAVIEVNPDAVTIAKAMDQERKDGKVRGSMHGIPVLIKDNIDTGDQMMTTAGSLALEGHKAAKDAFIVAQLRRAGAVILGKTNLSEWANFRSTRSTSGWSSRGGQTRNPYVLDRNPSGSSSGSGSAASANLCAVAVGTETDGSIIAPASHCGLVGLKPTVGLVSRSGIIPISHTQDTAGPMTRTVTDAAILLGALVGVDPSDAVTLESRDKSVTDYTQFLKADALQGKRIGIEKAFLKGHEGVVGLYKEAIAVLKKQGATVVEIELMKGLGETGGAEFTVLQYEFKDGVNRYLSTANARVKSLSDVITFNKENEAKAMPFFKQETLESSEAKGDLTSKEYTDALAKTRTWGKRIDQLMTANKLDAIGGTSIGFAGCIDLINGDYDTGFYFCPPAAMAGYPHLTIPMGNVHGLPVGLSLIAGAYQEEQLFAIGYAYEQASRKRTRPRFVKSLIPG; from the coding sequence ATGAACAGACGGAGCTTCATCAAGCATAGTTCAGTCGTTTCCGTATCAGCCACTTCATTGGCCGCAGCCTCCTGCTCTTCTCCCAAAGAAGCCGAAGCAACCGACAATTCCAGACCATTTGACGACCAGTTCGAACTAAACGAATTTACTGTTTCCGACCTGCAACAAAAGATGCAGTCGGGCGAGTACACGTCCGAAGCCCTTACCAAACTCTACCTCGACCGTATCGAGGCCATCGACAAAAAAGGCCCCGGCCTGAACGCCGTGATTGAAGTCAACCCCGACGCGGTGACGATTGCCAAAGCGATGGATCAGGAGCGCAAGGACGGTAAGGTGCGCGGCTCCATGCATGGCATTCCGGTACTCATAAAAGATAATATCGACACCGGCGACCAGATGATGACCACCGCGGGTTCGCTGGCCCTGGAAGGCCATAAAGCCGCCAAGGACGCATTTATTGTCGCTCAACTACGGAGGGCCGGAGCCGTCATATTGGGCAAAACAAACCTGAGTGAATGGGCCAACTTCCGATCAACCCGCTCCACCAGTGGCTGGAGCAGCCGGGGTGGACAAACGCGCAACCCGTATGTACTGGACCGGAATCCAAGCGGTTCCAGTTCAGGGTCCGGCTCGGCGGCATCGGCCAACCTGTGCGCCGTGGCGGTCGGTACCGAAACCGATGGCTCCATCATAGCCCCCGCATCGCATTGTGGTCTGGTTGGTCTTAAGCCAACCGTCGGGCTGGTCAGCCGGAGCGGCATCATTCCCATCTCGCACACACAGGACACCGCCGGACCAATGACGCGAACCGTAACCGATGCCGCCATTTTGTTGGGTGCGCTGGTGGGTGTTGACCCGTCCGATGCCGTTACGCTCGAAAGTCGAGACAAAAGCGTGACCGACTACACCCAATTTCTGAAAGCAGATGCGTTACAAGGCAAGCGCATCGGGATAGAGAAAGCTTTTTTGAAAGGGCATGAAGGCGTCGTCGGTCTCTACAAAGAAGCCATAGCGGTATTGAAGAAACAGGGCGCTACGGTCGTCGAGATTGAGCTGATGAAGGGGCTTGGCGAGACGGGCGGAGCCGAGTTTACGGTCTTGCAATATGAGTTTAAAGACGGCGTAAACCGCTACCTGTCAACAGCCAACGCGCGGGTTAAGTCCTTATCTGACGTAATTACCTTTAATAAGGAGAACGAAGCCAAAGCCATGCCCTTCTTTAAACAGGAAACCCTCGAAAGCAGCGAAGCTAAAGGCGATTTGACGAGTAAAGAATACACCGATGCGCTCGCCAAAACGCGAACCTGGGGCAAACGCATCGACCAGTTGATGACGGCAAACAAGCTGGACGCCATCGGCGGGACCAGCATTGGCTTTGCGGGTTGCATCGACCTCATCAACGGCGACTACGACACCGGCTTTTATTTCTGCCCACCAGCCGCTATGGCCGGTTACCCCCACTTAACCATCCCGATGGGTAACGTGCACGGCCTTCCAGTAGGCTTGTCCCTTATCGCCGGTGCGTATCAGGAAGAGCAGTTATTTGCCATAGGCTACGCCTACGAGCAAGCATCGAGGAAACGAACGCGGCCTAGATTTGTGAAATCGTTGATTCCGGGGTGA
- a CDS encoding helix-turn-helix transcriptional regulator translates to MPITRSAFQRYRLIDEIISRYPRQYSKQRLFELCQDKCGIRSISSLEKDIQRLREDHDAPIAYCKRRNGYYYTNPQFRLLKLMLTPDDMEAMEQASEVLAATQGASVANELDNALQRVRQSLDIIREVKRDAGVATGTTRRVVYVEEKILGGNRQYVPVLIRAVNQNRQVAFRYSKHENPTPDEERPKLRILHPILLREVWDSWYVIGYDAASGREKTFALDRMSELEMLDDPCDVPSAILTNVSELFEHIYGITDSSGPVEEIVLSFSPLFGRYVKAKPIHQTQEVISDTDTECIVRLRLAPNRDLLMHLRSYGDHLKVLQPQSLVQELTESLRATLARY, encoded by the coding sequence ATGCCTATTACCCGTTCGGCCTTCCAGCGCTACCGCCTGATCGATGAGATCATCAGCCGGTATCCGCGTCAGTATTCCAAGCAGCGTCTGTTTGAACTTTGCCAGGACAAATGCGGCATTCGGTCCATTTCGTCGCTGGAAAAAGACATTCAACGACTGCGCGAAGACCACGACGCGCCCATTGCCTACTGCAAGCGACGTAACGGCTACTACTACACCAACCCGCAGTTCAGGCTCCTGAAGCTGATGCTCACCCCCGACGATATGGAGGCTATGGAGCAGGCCAGCGAGGTGCTGGCGGCAACGCAGGGCGCTTCGGTCGCGAATGAACTGGACAACGCCCTGCAGCGGGTGCGGCAGAGCCTGGACATCATCCGTGAGGTGAAGCGAGATGCTGGTGTCGCCACGGGTACTACGCGCCGGGTTGTGTATGTCGAGGAGAAAATTCTGGGTGGTAACCGGCAGTACGTACCGGTGCTGATTCGGGCCGTCAACCAGAACCGGCAGGTGGCTTTCCGATACAGTAAACACGAGAACCCCACGCCCGACGAGGAACGGCCAAAACTGCGGATTCTGCACCCGATTTTATTACGTGAAGTCTGGGATAGCTGGTACGTAATCGGCTACGACGCGGCCAGCGGTCGCGAAAAAACCTTCGCGCTCGACCGCATGAGTGAGCTGGAAATGCTGGACGATCCCTGCGACGTGCCGTCCGCTATTCTGACCAACGTCAGCGAGTTGTTCGAGCACATCTACGGCATCACCGACAGCAGCGGGCCCGTCGAAGAAATTGTGCTGTCGTTTTCGCCCCTGTTCGGTCGGTACGTAAAAGCAAAGCCGATTCATCAGACGCAGGAGGTCATCAGCGATACCGACACCGAATGTATTGTGCGGCTGCGGCTCGCTCCCAACCGCGATCTGCTGATGCATCTGCGGAGTTATGGCGATCACCTGAAGGTGCTGCAGCCACAAAGTCTGGTGCAGGAACTGACCGAATCGCTGCGGGCTACGCTGGCGCGGTATTAA
- a CDS encoding type II toxin-antitoxin system VapC family toxin, translated as MIDTQVFVWSLVSPAKLSTSARHALQDGTIYVSVVSLLEIAIKQKVNKLPDLPITTDELVEQLKRDGFELLPLSTRHIARYNDIPLQADHRDPRSVVTRSIGCCWQRH; from the coding sequence TTGATCGACACACAGGTTTTTGTTTGGTCGCTGGTCAGCCCAGCGAAGCTTTCAACTTCGGCTCGGCATGCTCTCCAGGATGGCACTATTTACGTTAGCGTCGTCAGTTTATTGGAAATTGCGATTAAGCAGAAGGTCAATAAACTACCTGATTTGCCCATTACGACAGACGAATTGGTTGAGCAGCTAAAACGCGACGGCTTTGAATTGTTGCCGCTTTCAACCCGACACATTGCCCGATACAATGATATTCCGTTGCAAGCAGACCATCGTGACCCACGGTCCGTCGTGACCCGTTCGATCGGTTGTTGCTGGCAACGGCATTAG
- a CDS encoding HNH endonuclease yields the protein MEYYLGVTDWRWYNYLSSRTPEDVNFWQPGGKIAFRALKPGGAFLFKLKHPYNAIGGVGFFTAQSQLPLSLAWDAFQLHNGFDSIDQFRAVIQTYRKTSERNPTIGCIALTNPIFFRREDWIPVPENWANSIVQGKKYSTSTSVGASLWKRVETRLASYLITTPTKQESFLVEDEGPHYGNSVLRKVRIGQGAFRLSVIDAYQKRCAITGEKTLPVLEAAHIKPFSESGPNQIANGMLLRSDMHKLFDDGYITVTPDYRVEVSKRIKEEFSNGREYYQYHGKQLVILPELDFNKPSTIFLDYHNSTIFRS from the coding sequence ATGGAGTATTATTTAGGCGTGACCGATTGGCGTTGGTATAATTATTTGAGCAGCCGTACCCCAGAAGATGTTAATTTTTGGCAACCTGGAGGTAAGATTGCATTCCGAGCGCTTAAACCAGGTGGTGCATTTCTGTTTAAACTAAAGCATCCCTATAATGCTATTGGAGGGGTCGGTTTTTTTACCGCTCAAAGCCAACTTCCACTTTCATTAGCTTGGGATGCCTTCCAGTTACATAATGGATTTGACTCAATAGACCAGTTTCGAGCCGTAATTCAGACATACCGTAAAACCTCCGAGCGAAATCCAACCATTGGTTGTATTGCCTTAACCAATCCTATATTTTTCCGTAGGGAAGACTGGATACCCGTGCCTGAGAATTGGGCTAATAGTATTGTACAAGGTAAAAAATATAGCACGAGTACCAGCGTAGGAGCAAGTTTGTGGAAACGAGTTGAGACAAGGCTTGCTAGCTATCTCATAACAACTCCTACAAAGCAAGAGTCATTTTTAGTAGAGGATGAGGGACCACATTATGGGAACTCTGTGTTAAGAAAAGTACGAATTGGACAGGGCGCTTTCCGACTTTCGGTTATCGATGCTTACCAAAAACGATGCGCAATTACCGGTGAGAAAACATTACCTGTGCTGGAAGCCGCTCATATTAAGCCATTTTCAGAATCGGGCCCAAACCAAATAGCTAACGGTATGTTACTACGTTCGGACATGCACAAATTATTCGATGACGGCTATATAACAGTTACGCCTGATTACAGGGTTGAGGTAAGTAAACGAATTAAAGAAGAGTTTAGTAATGGTCGTGAGTATTACCAATATCATGGTAAACAGCTAGTCATTTTGCCTGAGCTAGACTTTAATAAGCCTTCAACAATTTTCCTTGATTATCATAACAGCACAATCTTCCGTTCATAG
- a CDS encoding sterol desaturase family protein, whose protein sequence is MGTITIQQWLSAIFAVGLKYALATGVAYGLFYWLWKGRFKGRKIQSKDPRAGDYKREILYSAQSIVIMATVAVLSLTVLVPVNRVYLDRHEYSLGYYLFTLVYMLVLHDTYFYWMHRFIHHPRVFRFLHLVHHRSTNPSPWAAYAFHPLEALFESAILLLITFSLPVHWSAVMLFFTFSVLHDVYIHLGYEILPANFQNTKLGRWISTSVNHNQHHKHFDGNYGLYFTFWDRMMGTLRPDYDDAYAKATRPDTSRVAALATATTRLVSDPSGGLSAPATVRAEDRARR, encoded by the coding sequence ATGGGGACAATAACGATCCAGCAGTGGTTATCGGCGATTTTTGCAGTTGGGCTTAAATATGCGCTGGCTACGGGCGTAGCTTATGGACTATTCTATTGGCTCTGGAAGGGGCGGTTTAAGGGACGTAAGATTCAGTCGAAAGACCCCAGGGCCGGGGATTATAAACGCGAGATCCTGTATTCGGCTCAGTCGATCGTTATTATGGCTACCGTTGCCGTTTTATCGCTGACGGTGCTGGTGCCGGTGAACCGGGTGTATCTGGATCGCCACGAGTACAGCCTGGGCTACTACCTGTTTACCCTAGTCTATATGCTGGTGCTGCATGATACCTACTTTTACTGGATGCACCGGTTCATTCATCACCCCCGGGTATTCCGATTCCTGCATCTGGTGCATCATCGCTCAACAAACCCATCGCCCTGGGCTGCCTATGCGTTTCATCCGCTGGAAGCCCTTTTCGAATCTGCGATTCTTCTGCTGATTACGTTTTCGCTGCCGGTACACTGGTCGGCGGTGATGCTCTTTTTTACGTTTTCAGTCCTGCACGACGTATATATACATCTGGGCTATGAGATCTTACCCGCTAATTTTCAAAATACCAAGCTTGGACGCTGGATCAGCACGTCGGTGAACCACAATCAGCACCACAAACACTTTGATGGGAACTATGGGCTGTACTTTACCTTTTGGGACCGAATGATGGGGACGCTGCGCCCGGACTATGACGATGCATACGCAAAAGCAACCCGACCGGACACCAGTCGGGTTGCTGCGTTGGCTACTGCGACCACTCGGTTGGTGTCCGATCCCAGCGGTGGCCTTTCAGCTCCTGCAACAGTTCGGGCAGAAGACCGCGCCCGTCGCTAA
- a CDS encoding VOC family protein: MKFLSIEPFVPSGNDFEGSKQLFQALGFHSNWDAGDYVGFERDGCKFILQKYDNVAFAENLMLSVRISNADEFWRDVTDKQLSQIFGIRISKPIDQPYGREVNLIDLAGVCWHFVE, from the coding sequence ATGAAGTTTCTCTCGATCGAGCCATTTGTGCCCTCTGGCAATGATTTTGAAGGGTCAAAGCAGTTGTTTCAGGCGTTAGGCTTCCACTCAAATTGGGACGCTGGCGATTACGTTGGCTTTGAGCGGGACGGTTGCAAGTTCATTCTGCAGAAGTATGACAATGTCGCGTTTGCCGAAAACCTGATGCTCAGTGTACGGATCAGCAATGCCGACGAATTCTGGCGGGACGTAACGGATAAACAACTTTCTCAAATATTCGGTATCCGGATCAGCAAACCGATCGATCAGCCCTATGGCCGGGAAGTGAACCTTATCGATCTGGCCGGCGTATGCTGGCATTTTGTGGAATAA
- a CDS encoding nucleotidyltransferase domain-containing protein yields MQDPINPAIESIVREFKAALQHLYGERLREVILFGSYARGDYDEESDIDLLVVLNDKEVNAINEVFKLSDLTLQFVLQYGKAVSVLPVASQKYRSSLMPVYQNARREGLHI; encoded by the coding sequence ATGCAAGACCCGATTAATCCGGCTATTGAATCTATCGTTCGTGAATTCAAAGCGGCTCTGCAACATCTCTACGGCGAGCGGTTACGGGAGGTAATTCTCTTTGGCTCATATGCCCGTGGGGACTATGATGAGGAGTCCGACATCGATTTGCTGGTAGTGCTTAATGATAAAGAGGTCAACGCGATCAATGAAGTATTCAAGCTAAGCGACCTTACGTTACAGTTTGTTTTACAATATGGCAAAGCCGTCTCAGTACTGCCCGTAGCGAGTCAAAAGTATCGAAGCTCGTTGATGCCTGTGTACCAGAATGCTCGTCGCGAAGGGCTACATATATGA
- a CDS encoding pPIWI_RE_Z domain-containing protein, whose product MNTALTSAYPTVRPALSSLLRWQEPLATRLRHRHTLPGMVANRLLNVELGLYLLAELLPLCPPLSLPDLLNGLGAAYKQRPIWSPRQHRALSQARILLAPYRDRTVWYKALDKYATLSPEVRAFSISVRGGWNPQVSGYVLRERMQLFQGALA is encoded by the coding sequence ATGAACACTGCATTAACGTCCGCCTATCCCACCGTACGCCCGGCCCTGTCCAGCCTTCTGCGCTGGCAGGAGCCGCTGGCGACCCGGCTGCGTCACCGTCATACGCTGCCCGGCATGGTGGCGAACCGACTCCTCAATGTAGAGCTGGGCTTGTACCTGCTGGCGGAGTTGCTGCCCCTGTGCCCGCCCCTCTCCCTCCCCGACCTGCTCAACGGTCTGGGTGCCGCCTACAAACAGCGACCAATCTGGTCGCCCCGTCAGCACCGGGCGCTAAGCCAGGCCCGAATCCTGCTGGCTCCTTACCGCGACCGCACCGTCTGGTACAAGGCGCTGGACAAATACGCCACGCTGTCGCCGGAAGTACGGGCGTTTTCAATCAGCGTGCGGGGCGGCTGGAACCCTCAGGTTAGCGGCTACGTCCTCCGCGAACGGATGCAGTTGTTTCAGGGCGCGCTGGCGTAA
- a CDS encoding pPIWI_RE_Z domain-containing protein: MNTLFQPKPQNEFRTLYPAAQRSARRATLSAQQLLDIELGLFLLSQLLPTAPPDALPNLLTDTNTSFLDRPTWTPKQLRLLNRGRAMLSHIQQNSVWNAMLDAYVTVPERLQAYDISSDRSRFSEKTVGFFRNRILTLRQTVA, encoded by the coding sequence ATGAACACGCTCTTTCAACCCAAGCCACAGAACGAATTTCGGACCCTGTATCCGGCTGCTCAGCGGTCCGCCAGACGCGCAACGCTGTCAGCTCAGCAACTCCTGGACATTGAACTAGGGCTGTTTCTGCTCTCGCAGCTTTTGCCCACGGCCCCACCCGATGCCTTGCCGAATCTGCTGACCGACACTAACACGTCCTTCCTCGACCGCCCAACCTGGACACCCAAACAACTTCGTCTGCTGAACCGGGGACGGGCTATGCTGAGCCATATTCAGCAGAACAGTGTATGGAACGCCATGCTGGATGCCTACGTAACGGTTCCCGAGCGGCTCCAGGCGTATGACATCAGCAGCGACCGCAGTCGATTCAGCGAAAAAACCGTTGGTTTTTTCCGGAATCGGATTCTTACGCTTCGCCAGACCGTCGCCTAA
- a CDS encoding tryptophan 2,3-dioxygenase family protein: MTTPDSLADKLNQLERKFAAMGQDMASYLEGLLQADYLTYWDYVHLETLLSLQTPKTAYPDELVFITYHQITELYFKLILHEINQIANAQPLTADFFEARMQRVNRYFGLLEQSFGVMITGMEREQFLKFRMALLPSSGFQSVQFREIEILSTDFSNLVVSEEPITHDTPITDLYESIYWKRGATELATQQKTLTLRQFDKQYSSRLIRLAEEYQSKNLYQRFKELENAGTATDGLVTSLREYDWSVNVRWKLVHLRSAVQYLHKEPEDIKATGGTNWQTYLPPVQQQRVFFPSLWSTAELQNWGQSSRLPSNQN, encoded by the coding sequence ATGACTACGCCTGATTCGTTAGCCGATAAACTCAACCAACTGGAGCGCAAATTTGCCGCCATGGGTCAGGATATGGCCTCTTACCTTGAAGGTCTGCTTCAGGCCGATTACCTGACCTATTGGGATTACGTCCATCTGGAAACGCTGCTGTCGTTACAGACGCCCAAAACGGCCTACCCCGACGAACTGGTGTTTATTACGTACCACCAGATTACGGAGTTATACTTCAAGCTGATTCTGCACGAGATTAACCAGATCGCCAACGCCCAGCCGTTAACGGCCGACTTTTTCGAAGCCCGAATGCAGCGCGTGAACCGGTATTTCGGTCTGCTGGAGCAATCGTTTGGCGTAATGATTACGGGTATGGAGCGCGAGCAGTTTCTGAAGTTTCGCATGGCCCTGCTGCCGTCGAGCGGCTTTCAGTCGGTGCAGTTTCGGGAGATTGAAATCCTTTCAACCGACTTTAGCAACCTGGTAGTTTCGGAGGAGCCAATCACCCACGATACGCCGATTACCGATCTGTATGAGTCGATCTACTGGAAGCGGGGCGCTACCGAACTGGCCACCCAGCAAAAAACGCTGACGCTTCGCCAGTTTGATAAACAATACAGTTCGCGGCTGATCCGGCTGGCCGAGGAGTATCAATCTAAAAACCTGTACCAGCGCTTTAAGGAACTGGAAAATGCCGGAACCGCAACCGACGGGTTGGTTACGTCCCTACGCGAATACGACTGGAGCGTGAATGTCCGCTGGAAGCTGGTGCACCTGCGCTCGGCGGTGCAATACCTGCATAAAGAACCGGAAGATATTAAAGCAACGGGTGGCACCAACTGGCAGACGTATCTTCCCCCTGTTCAGCAGCAGCGCGTATTCTTCCCCAGCCTATGGTCAACCGCCGAGTTGCAGAACTGGGGCCAGTCAAGCCGACTACCGAGTAACCAAAATTAA
- a CDS encoding SDR family oxidoreductase: MSLENKTIIISGASRGIGRATALLLARNGANVVATARNADDLNQLENEGDGKIVAVAGDVASETDMQAVVNTALDRFGRIDVVINNAGYGVFKNVDEITVEEWDALMATNVKGTFVLTKAALPNLKAQGSGHIVVVASDVAKRTFAGGSLYTASKYAQEAFMGALRKEVRPFGIKVTGVYSGLVDSHFHDKGHGHETSKNWLKEEDMAESMLFIVSRPAHVVIDEFMVHPLEQEY, translated from the coding sequence ATGTCTTTAGAAAACAAAACAATCATTATTTCTGGTGCGTCGCGGGGAATTGGCCGCGCTACCGCCCTGTTGCTGGCCCGGAACGGCGCGAACGTGGTGGCCACTGCCCGCAACGCCGACGACCTGAACCAATTAGAAAACGAAGGAGACGGCAAAATTGTGGCGGTGGCCGGTGACGTAGCCAGCGAAACCGATATGCAGGCGGTGGTGAACACGGCTCTTGATCGCTTTGGCCGGATCGACGTGGTGATCAACAACGCGGGCTATGGCGTTTTCAAGAACGTGGATGAAATCACCGTTGAGGAATGGGATGCCCTCATGGCAACGAACGTAAAAGGAACGTTTGTGCTGACGAAAGCCGCTCTGCCCAACCTGAAAGCGCAGGGATCGGGGCATATTGTGGTCGTAGCCTCAGACGTCGCCAAGCGGACGTTTGCGGGAGGGTCACTTTATACGGCCAGCAAATATGCCCAGGAAGCGTTCATGGGGGCCTTACGTAAAGAAGTGCGCCCGTTTGGGATTAAAGTAACGGGGGTGTATTCGGGCCTGGTGGATTCGCATTTCCACGACAAGGGCCACGGTCACGAAACATCGAAGAACTGGCTCAAAGAAGAAGATATGGCCGAGTCGATGCTGTTCATTGTCAGCCGCCCCGCACACGTCGTCATCGATGAGTTCATGGTTCACCCGCTGGAGCAGGAGTACTAA
- a CDS encoding DUF433 domain-containing protein: MNWQEYIVADEEVLSGKPTIKGTRLSVEFLLERLADGWTEQDLLDNYPRLTREALQAMFAFVHANVKDNLLLFPPHNLRRAS; encoded by the coding sequence ATGAACTGGCAGGAGTATATAGTTGCAGATGAAGAGGTCTTGTCGGGAAAGCCAACCATTAAAGGAACGAGACTATCCGTTGAATTCCTGTTGGAACGGCTGGCCGACGGCTGGACTGAACAGGATCTGCTGGATAACTATCCGCGTTTAACCAGGGAAGCGCTACAGGCCATGTTTGCTTTTGTTCATGCTAACGTAAAAGATAATCTGTTGCTGTTTCCTCCTCACAATTTGCGTCGGGCTTCATGA
- a CDS encoding YdeI/OmpD-associated family protein: MPTFTALLKRFDANGEKTRWTYIEIPITVTEALRPGQKTSFRVKGKLDEYVLERVALIPMGQAGSADSAFIMGVNAVMRRGIRKEKGATVQVTLELDDAPMPLSADLMACLEDDPKALTFFNQLSKGHQNYFSNWIEDAKTVETKTKRITQAVTGLALGMGYGEMIRHFKSRKE; this comes from the coding sequence ATGCCTACCTTTACCGCCCTGCTCAAACGCTTCGACGCCAACGGCGAGAAAACCCGCTGGACGTATATTGAGATTCCGATTACCGTAACCGAAGCCCTCAGGCCCGGCCAGAAAACTTCGTTCCGTGTAAAAGGAAAGCTGGATGAGTACGTCCTTGAGCGGGTTGCTTTGATCCCGATGGGGCAGGCGGGCAGTGCAGATAGCGCGTTCATCATGGGCGTCAACGCCGTCATGCGCCGGGGCATACGTAAAGAAAAGGGCGCTACCGTACAGGTTACGCTCGAACTGGATGATGCGCCCATGCCCCTATCGGCCGATCTGATGGCGTGTCTGGAAGACGACCCGAAGGCGCTGACCTTTTTCAATCAGCTCAGCAAAGGGCACCAGAATTATTTCAGTAACTGGATTGAAGACGCCAAAACGGTTGAAACCAAAACCAAACGTATCACCCAGGCCGTAACGGGGTTAGCCTTAGGCATGGGCTATGGCGAAATGATCCGTCATTTTAAGAGCCGTAAAGAGTAA